The stretch of DNA GTGTTCAAAGCATGTTAAATCCTCTTTGCACCCAACCTAATGCTGTTAGGGAAAGCCAAGGAGTGTTCTCTCCAAGCCAACTCCTTCCCAATTCTGGACCCTCCCCGAGAGCAGGGCCTCGCACAGAGCTTTGGGGGCGGTTCGTGATAACAAATGGTGGGGCTAGGGTTCAGGAGCCGAGGAAGAAAACCCAAAAGCGACATTATAGATGACAAGTGTTAAAACGCCTGTCGAGTCAGGTGTGCTGGCAaatagctttaatcccagcactcgggaggccaaggcaggcagatctctgcgagtttgaggccagcctggtctagtaagttccaggccagcctgggctacatatgagatagtgagactctgtctcaaaacaggtCTGTCTAGGCAGGGCGGTGGAAAGATCTCAGTAGAGTGCTCCGTTGTAGTACagaaagccttgggtttgatccccagcatcccgTACACTGGGAATGATGGTGCGTTCCTGTATCCCCGAGCACTTGAGAtgtgaaagcagaaagatcaaAAATTCAAAGGTCCcctttgaattcaaggccagcctgggctatatgagacccatcataaaaacaaacaaattcctACACAGGCAGCAGAATGAGGCACAGAGGAGGTATGCAGTGCCTACCACACTTGTACACCCGAGGAGGGGCTTGAAGCCGACATGTGGCGGTCTTCCGTGGCGATGTGAATGAACCCAGGGGCTGTGTAGGAGACTCGGATTGTTGCCATAGAGAATGCCAACCAAGCCCATGTGGGCCCCACAGCTCTTCAGCTAAAATGAAGCATTGACTAGGACAGGCTCTGTGCTGGGCACTGCGAGGCTCCAGGTGGATACTCCAGAGGGTCCagttcttatgtgtgtgtgtcaccggACTGTGAACCCAAGAAGCAGGACCCCTGGGGCCTTAGAAAATGTGAGCTGGCCATCTGCTCTGGCGGGAACATAGGTGACAGCCTGGGGTGTctgggcttaaaaaaaaaaaagttttatttttactttttgagattattttaacttttattttgtgtgtgtgtgtgtgtgtgtgtgtgtgtgtgtgtgtgtgaatggaaaGGAAGAGTCACAGCCATTAGCCACTGAGCCAGATCCCCGGCCTCCTACAAGGGCTTTTAAAGCAAGTCCCCGTGGCTCTCTTTCCCTGAGGCTAGAGAGCAGCTCAGTCAGCCTGCATCTTGGGTTCACAGCTcttcaagtgtgaggacctgagtccagataTCTAGACCCCATGTAAAAGAGCAGCAGGAAGGGAAgagtagagacaggcaggtccctggaggCTTGTGGGCCAGTTAGTCTGGTAAGGTGATGTTGCAGGCCAATCAGAGACCCTATTGCCAACAAAAGGTGGAAAGTACCTAAGGGATGAATAATAGTCCGTGTTGTCTTCTGACTTACACATTGCCTTGTATGTTCACTCTTACcaaccagtacacacacacacacacacacacacacacacacacacaccacatcgaCAGCCTTGGCTCCTTGCCCCTTGGTGGTCCTGCTACAGCTGTTCCAGGCCTGTGTACCGGGCCAGCACGCAGCTCCTTCCATGCAGCTAGAGATGTCCTAAAGAATCATGATGGAGGATGGGGCCGTCTAATAACAACAGGGCCTTCTCTGCCAGTGCTTGGAAAGGGAACGCCAGGTCCCTGAGCCCAGCTCTGCCAAACCCACCCTCTCGCCAAGGGTTTCCCCCCACACCCTGCAGGGGCTGTGTGGCCAAGCACTGCACCAGGGGGCTCAATAATATTTGTAAATGAGCCATAAAGTTTAGTGTGTATGCGTTTgtccatgcgtgtgtgtgtgtgtgtgtgtgtgtgtgtgtgtgtgtgtgtgtgtctgtgtataagcCAGAAGTCAACGTTGGGTGTCTTTCCTCCgacactctcctcctcctcttcctggacaggacagcatctctcactggcctggaactggttgagtaggctaggctggccggccactgagctccagggatccacctgtctaccTCCCCAGCTGGGATGACAAGGCACGTTCTACCACaccctgggttttgtttgtttgctttgcttgtttttgagacagggtctcatgtagccccagCTCACCTCAAGCTCCTTGTAGAGCTGAagtgaccttgagctcctggtccttctgcctctacctccctgggCTGGGATGATAGGTATGCACGACTATGCCCAGTTTAAGGATTGCTGGGGTGGAATCCAGGGCTTCTTTATAGGCAAGTAAGCACCTCACCCTCTAAGCTCTGTTTAGCCCTAGCCCATGATCATCAGCTCGTTGACATGGAGTCTGgcgatcaagctcaggtcctcatgcacacACCACAGGCCCTTTACCAGCTGGGCCCTCTCCTCGGCGCCtaggcttgtttttttttatggtCCATCTTGTTTCTTTGACGGTTTTGTCAGTCCTACATTGACACTTAGCATGGATTACGAAAAATAACATGAGAGGCATGAGAGGAAATGCTCTGAGCTCCTAGATGACATCTCCTCCACCTTCTGTGTGCCCACATCCAGTGTtgccacgttttttttttttttcttcttcttgcttttGTCATGGAGCCTGAGTTCCTTGATAGTGGCAAGAAGCCAGAACCCTATGTGGGGGTGGCCTAGTTGTGCAGCCCTCTTGCAGGGCGTTGGTTACAGCACCGATAGGCATTATTGTATTCAAAATTGACAGGCACAGTCATATCCCTGGCCAAGACCGAAGGCTGGAGTCACCGGCAGAAGGAACACCAAGGCTGGTGCTAACCGAGGCTTCGAAGCGACAAGAACCCAGTCCTTTCCCTTTAGAGGGGATGGGTGGCCCCCTCCCCGCCCGCTAAAATACAAGGTGATCTGGAAGAACTCAATTTACACCCTCGGCTCCTGTGGGCTGGGGGATCAGCAGAGGGCAGGATaatcccagcttctccagcagaTGGTTTCTGACTATGATTGACCCAGTTCCCTTCCTGCAGTTGACTAGCAGCGGGGCTGGAAACATggaccctccctcctcccaccagcaAGCACAGGGTGGCTTTTGCCTCTTCGGTGCTAGGTCAAGTGGCAGATTGCTTCAAGTTCCTGAAGGCAAAGCGCAGGTCTCCTGATCTCCttcctgtttcccagtcctgtCCAGCCCAACTGAGGCTGGCGAGGAGGGGAGGCCAGGGGTGTCCTCCAGGGCGGGTGctgggggacgggaggggggcaTTAAACCTCTCATTGGCTTAATGACCTCTCCCGTTCATTCATCAGTGCTTCCTTCATAAGCTCTCCCTGATCATCTGTCAGGTCTGGCACTAGACAGGGCCCATGAGGCCTAGCCTCTGTGCTGGAGCTAAGTCAGGCAATGAGGCGGCCAGCCAGGCACTGGGCACCTAATCAAATAAATCACTTCCTCGGGGCACAGAGGGCCAGGGAGGGCTTCACCCAGGAGGAAAGACTGGGCTACGTCTTAAAGACTGAGAACGAATTTGCCAAATGGTGGGTGGTTCTGGTTACGGAAAGAGCTTGGGGGCCggagtgtgtgtggtgcctgGTGAGAAGATGCACACAAAAACTGAGACAGGCCAGGTGGGCTCAGGACCATCTTCAAGGATGGGCTGTTCCAGGTGCCAGGAATGTCTCTTTCCTGCCCAAAGGCTCACTGGGCCCCTGGTAGGGCGCGGGGAGGACGCAGGATGGGAACAACAAAGAATGAGTCCGGGGAGGGCAGAAGGGCTGGTATCTTTCAGGATTCTGCTGGGCCCCCTGCTTCAGACTCGAGTTGGCAAAGTCAGACACGCCCTAGTTTTGCCCCGCAGACTTCTGGTCGGTTCCTCGTACTGGGAGAGAGGGGGCGCTCTGCTCCCAGACTTTCGTGCTTCCGCGGAACTGCAGTTCTGGCTAAGGTCCACAGCGTAGGGCTGGCTTGGGAAGTTCGCAATGGGTGTTTTTTGGTGGAACGACTCCCCTCCCCAAGTCCCAGGTCTCTTTAGGGAGGGTCGTCCTGATGCCgaggaaaacaaaaacctacaCTTACTTCTACCTTGCAGTCTTGCCTGTGGCTGGGTGAGCCTACTGTGGGCAAGGGTCCTGGAGAGCAAAGGGGCGGCGCGGGGGAGGGGCAGGCGGTGCTTTCTGGTCTCTGGGAACTGTGCCCTACGAGCATTGTTGTCTCAGACCCAGGTAGGGTCgggagaagggacagaaagaacgGGCTACACTTGGGGTTCTCTAGTCAGGGCTGGGAGTCAGACTCTCCTCCACCGCTGGCAGCCAGAAAAAGACACCCCAGAACCGTCTTTTTATATGCTTCTGCGAGGCTGGCTTAGTCTGGACCGCCAGTGTGATGCAGGTATCACCGTGCGCCTTTACAGACGAGAAAGAGGCTGGACACGGTGGACTAGATTCAAAGCCGATAGTGCCTGACCCCCTCACTAGAATCTGGGTTTCTCTGAGACCAAGTGTGCCAAGACTGGGATGGCAGAGTGGAGACCCCACCAGTCTGGCAAGCCTTGGGACTCCGGAGGCTTTGGATCCTCAAAGATGGGACCCCGCACAATGCAGGCAGACCCTCTGGCCGACTATGGCAGAGTTGGCCCAGCCTCCAGCAGCCGCCGCCTCACTGCTCTTCTAGCCCAGGGGGCTAATCCGTCGCCCATTGGGACGGCTGCAGTCAGGGAGTGGCATCCACCCGCACCGCTTCTCTGCTGCATTGGAgcttgcccccaccccaccccactccaggcTGGGCAGCGAAGGATCGCTTTTTGGAGGGTCTGGGGCGCATGCGGCGAGTGAGGATCGCCTGTCCTGGTTGTGAAGGGCGACAGCTTGGGACAGGGGCAAGGCCTGCACGGCCCTGCATAGGGGGCATCCAGAAGCGCCCGGATCCTACTCCTGGAGCGTCGGTGCCATTTATCCATCGTCCCCTGGGGCGAGGGTCCTGGGCACTCACGTGGTGGGAAAGTTTCGAGGTAGCAAAAGTGGCCTGGCCTGGCATCAcggggcgggggggtgggggggggagaggaggaaagaatcTCCTCGCCCCTCCTCtccaaggcagaaagagaaagagcggagggaagagggggtgggaggaggatcAGGCAGCACCGACCTGCAGAATCCGCCTCCCCCTCCGCCCCCGGGAAGCCCGAGCAGGGAGGCGCGGACCGTCTCCTCCCGCAGGGCCCGGACGACactccccccttctttttttttttttttttcctgccaacGTCTATCTCAACGCGCGCGCACATACGGAGATTGTGCGGCTTTTTTACCCCTCGGGGAAAAAGGAACAGGgagtggaaaggaagagaaggcaaAGCGAAGAACTCCTCCTCGGGAGCGCTCTGCACTCTGAGCCACGGCTGGGCGCGGGGACGCTgctgccaccgccaccgccgcctcGCTCTCTCCCCGGCCTTGCGGCGTGTGCCAGTGGGAGCGCGAACCAGGGCACTCGATCCCGGGGACACAGAGAGACTTTTGGCCGCCACTGCCGCGGCAGGCAGAGGAGACAGCAGCGAGAAGGGCCCTGCCACCGCCTCTCCCTCCTCCGCCGCCCCGGCCGGCCCGCGCAGGCAGCCAGGCTCAGGGAAGCAAGGAGGAGCAGAGGCCCCGGAGAAGCGCGCCGCGGCCCGCCCGCCCGTGGATGCAGCGCCCGGGGGAGCCTGGAGACAACTTTGCCGGGTGACGCGCCGGGAGGACCGCAGGGCCCGCGGCCCAGGAGGGCTCGGCGCCGCCTGTAAGAGGGGCCCGCGCGGCGGCGCTCCCCCGCACCGCGCTCGCTCCTCCCGCCGGCCCGGAGCAGGGGGGACGACCTGCCCATCATCGCCGCCGCCTCGGGCGGCCCTGTCCTCGCTCCGAGCAGCGACAGGGCGAGGCGCTCAGGTGCGGTCGCGGGGCCCCAGCCGCAGCGCCCTCCGCAGCGCCGCGCCCGGGGGGCTCTGGCACCTTCGCTTCCGTCTCCAGAGCGAGTTGCGTCCGCTGGTGCTTCTCTCCACCTTTCCAGCCCAGGCGAGCCAAGCCACCGCGCCAGCGCCACTGCCGCCGCTCATCGCTTTCGCTTCACCCGACCTGGGGGGCTGCGGTGGCCCTCGACGCGGAGAGGATGGGCAAGCTGCAGATGCCTAGGCGCCCCGAGACGCCCGCACGCCAGTGACCCGGCGGTCGCCCACCCCCCCGCAAAAAGCCCGCGAGCCCCTCTGGTCCCCGCGGCGCCCCTTCTCGGCCGCGCGGGAACCCCCGCGGCCCGGCCGGCCCCCTCCCCCTGCGAGCCGGCGGCCGCGCTCCCGGCAGGCGGGCGGGCGGAGGcccgggcgggggcggggcggggcggtgCGCCCGGAGCCCGGAGCCCGGCCCTGAGCTCGCTTCGCCTCGCCTCGCGGCGGGCGCCCTCGTCGCCAGCGGCGCACCATGGACGGGCTGCCCGGTCGGGCGTTGGGGGCCGCCTGCCTTCTGCTCTTGGCGGCCAGCTGGTTGGGACCCGAGGCCTGGGGCTCCCCCACACCCCCGCCGTCGCCCGCTgcaccgcccccgcccccgccaccCGGAGCTCCGGGTGGCTCGCAGGACACCTGTACGTcgtgcggcggcggcggcggcggcttccGGCGACCGGAGGAGCTGGGCCGGGTGGACGGTGACTTCCTGGAGGCGGTGAAGAGACACATCTTGAGCCGCCTGCAGTTGCGGGGCCGGCCCAACATCACGCACGCTGTGCCCAAGGCCGCCATGGTCACGGCCTTGCGCAAGCTGCACGCGGGCAAGGTGCGCGAGGATGGCCGCGTGGAGATCCCGCACCTCGACGGCCACGCCAGCCCGGGCGCCGACGGCCAGGAGCGCGTCTCCGAGATCATCAGCTTTGCCGAGACAGGTGGGTTTGGCCTTGGGGAAGCCAGCGGCAGCCGCgatccctcccttcttccctctcctagGAAGCTCCTGCTGCCTTCGCCGCCTCTGCAGCCCGCACGCCCCGAGGGCATTTAGGCTCCGAGCTGGGCCACTCTGCGGTGGCCTTGCGCTTGTCTCAGGGTGGCGGACCTCTCCTACCCTCTGCACCCGGACCACAGACCCTTTGCTGCTTCTCTTTCCCTGAAGCAGCCGGAAAGCACCCTGCCCTTCATCCCCGCTTTCGGGAATTGGGCCCCAGCGCCTCTGGGCGCGCGTCCCCCTCCCGGCAGATGCGCGCAGCCCTGGCTCTGCGGGCACTTGCTTGGTGATTGCttaatgtttttgtttcccaCGATCCGAGTGTAGGCTTAACAGTGTAGATGGAGATGTGTGTGCTTGTTGATATACGTGGGccggagaggagaggaagagagagaggggagagagagaggagagagagaggagagaggagaggagagagagagagagagagagagagagagagagagagagagagagagagagagagagagagagagagagagagagcgccagccAGAGCCTGCATGAGAGGCCCCTGGGGCCGCTTCCATCGCCCGGTGGCATAGGCTTGCCAGGATTGCTGAAGCATCGGTGGGGAGAGCTAGGCAACCTCCCTTCCGATTGTGTGGGCACCAGAGTCGGCGGAAGGCAGCTTCTCAACAGGTCCATCATTTACGCAGAGACGCGGCTCAGGAACAGCCCATGCCTTTCGGCTTGCCTGGCAGCCGCGGCAGCCCTCTCTAGTCCGGGAGAGAGCGGCAGAGTTTGTAGTTAACAAAGAGTGGGACTCCTTTCTGCAGGGTCGTCCTTGGCCCCGCGCTGCAAATCTCTGTCCACTctctaaatattaaaaatcagagaaaggggaggggagaaaaataCCTTcaggacatttaaaaaagaagaaggaaaatttcCTGGGCAGAAACGGTGTAAGTGCTTTAGATATCGCTGTCCTTTTCAGGACTTGAATGAGCCAGGCTGGCTTTTGTGCCGAGAGCTCAGCCCCATTTGTGCTGAGGGGACTCCAGAGAAGGTCTCAGAGGGGGAAGCCCGATGTAGATGTAGTCAGGGTGGGGGACAGGCAGGGAgcctgggaagaggaggggggatcAGCTATGCCTCTCGCCGCAGATGCCCCCCTACTCTCCCAGGCATCAGGCAGACTCTGCCTGTGCTGCTGCCGGGGGATAAAAAGGGATGAAAAGTTTTGCATGGGCGAGTGTGGAGAAAGGCGGAGACAATCGAGGCTGGTTTGTGCTTAGAAAGAAATACATTGCCGTTTTAGCTGTCCGCCAGAGTCAGGGAAAGCTCGACAGGCAATTAGAGGGCTTGGATTAAAAGGTGCTTTGGGGCCCAGAGTAGAAATGTGATTCGGGAAGGTCGAGAGGCCTTTTGGTCCCGGTGGCACAAAATGACAGCAGGAGCTGTTATATTTCTGGTCCGATTCACGGAGCCAGCTCTTTGACTTATAAATAACAGATTCAGGTCACAGGCAGCTCGGCCAAGACCAGCTTTTAAGGCTGCAGTTTCCCCTATTTCAAAGTCAGACGTCAGTGTTGTTAGAGGAGCCAGTGAGAACTGAGGAAGGGGCTGGGGGGGGACTTAGTGGGAGGTTTGACAGAACCAGGGCCACGTCTGCAGAGACTGTCAGAGGGAAGGGCTGACGAAATGTACTGCGAGAGGGACATCGTCCCTCGTCTGGCGTAGCTATTCTTCTGGCTGAAATGCATTATCGAGATGACTAgcaacccccaccaccaccacccccccgaGATCTCGAACTGCCATGTTCTTCGCGAGCCAGCGTCTGGCCCAAGGGCGGGACCTCGAGTTTTCCAGGCTGCTGTCCTGTCCCTTGGAACTCCTTGGAAACAAGGGCTGCCCTTTGCAGCTTACAGGACACGCACTTCTGTGTCAGAAACCTGAGCAGGACTTGCTTGTTTGCAGTGGAGGTCCCACTGGGGTTGGATCAGATCTGGCTTAGGTAAACACTGCAAAGAGGCTGTAGGTGGCTGAGCTTGATTTTGCAATGCCCTAAGTTAACCAGAAAGAAGACAggggtgtgtggagggggggcCCATTTAAAACAGCCTACCCCAAATCCTCCCTGCGATCTCGGTTCTGTTTTCAGAGACCCATAACAACTTGTTAAGATCTTGGGCTCCTGACAAGTCGTTCTGTTGAGCTTTGAGGCCTGACAGTCCTTTCTCCAGGGAGCCCTGGCCCGGGAGAGGTGAGGCAGGATTTTTATAGGTCTGGACCCTCTGGCTCCACCCGATCCTGTTTTCTCAATGGGaagtgattcttctgcctctggcaGGTTATGGCAGAGGCTCGGGCCCCAGGAATGGTATTTCTGGTCAGTAACACGTTCCAGCTgtggtgagtgttcattcccaaCATCACACAGCGGAGTCCATTCCCCATTGCCTTGTGTTCTCGTGGAATTAACTTGGCCCGTTCTTCCCCGTCTCCACAGATGGCCTCGCCTCCTCCCGGGTCCGCCTGTACTTCTTCGTCTCTAATGAAGGCAACCAGAACCTCTTTGTGGTGCAGGCCAGCCTGTGGCTGTACCTCAAACTCCTGCCCTACGTCCTGGAGAAGGGCAGCCGGAGGAAGGTACGGGTCAAGGTGTACTTCCAGGAGCAGGGTCACGGTGACAGGTGGAATGTGGTGGAGAAGAAGGTGGACCTGAAGCGGAGTGGCTGGCACACCTTCCCCATCACAGAGGCCATCCAGGCCTTGTTCGAGCGGGGTGAGAGACGCCTTAACCTGGATGTACAGTGTGACAGCTGCCAGGAGCTGGCCGTGGTGCCCGTGTTTGTGGACCCCGGTGAGGAGTCACACAGGCCCTTTGTAGTGGTGCAGGCCCGCCTAGGTGATAGCCGACATCGGATCCGCAAACGGGGCCTAGAGTGTGATGGGCGGACCAGCCTCTGTTGTAGGCAACAGTTCTTCATCGACTTTCGGCTCATCGGCTGGAACGATTGGATCATCGCACCCACTGGCTATTACGGGAACTACTGTGAGGGCAGCTGCCCAGCCTACCTGGCCGGGgtccctggctcagcctcctcctTCCACACTGCTGTGGTGAACCAGTACCGCATGCGTggcctgaacccagggcctgtgaaCTCTTGCTGCATCCCCACCAAGCTGAGCTCCATGTCCATGCTCTACTTTGATGACGAGTACAACATTGTCAAGCGGGACGTGCCCAACATGATCGTGGAAGAGTGTGGCTGCGCCTGACCTTGGCAGTGTGTGCGCAGCACAGGCCTGCGGGGCTTTGAGGGAGCAGGAGAGCTGAGTGTGGTTGTTCCGTTGGGCTGTGGAGAGTGCCAGGGTGAGGCCTGAAATGTTGTTCTCCTACTTCATAGAAAACCAGTCAGAACCAGAGGGAGAACCCTCCTGTGCCACGAGAGACTCCTCCTAACCGCACGCATAGACACACGTAGCCAGACTCACCCCGCCACCCACACAGCAGCCTCTAGGATACCAGCAAACGGATGCGGTGACAAATGGCAGCTTAGCTACCAATGCCTGTCAGTCGGGAGAGAATGGGGTGAGCAGCTACCATTCCCACCAGCTGGCCGGGCACTCTGAATCGCGCCTTCTGAGCACACATAAAAGCACaaagacaggacacagagagagtgaGCCAGAGAGCCACCAAGAGGAAAAGCGGGCTGGGAGCACAGGCGGGTGGAGGGCCATGTGCCCCTGGCTTGTCCCAGGCTCTTCACCGCAGCGCCTGGCGCTGTCCTGCCTGCTCACTCCCTGCCTGGCATCCTTCATGCTCTGAGGCCAGCAGAGCTGTGCCACCCTGTTCTTGGAGAGGGCGGATAGCCCAGGAGGGCCTCGCCTTGTCACAGAGACCATGGAGCAGGGACAGTGACCCATTGACTGTCTGTCGCTTGGATCCCTGGTGtgacttatgtgtgtgtgtgtttgttttcaggggttgtggggggggagaggagaagggtcTTAATTTTATGCTTTAATCTGGTCTCCAACAACTGACAGGTCGTTTGTGCCAGTTGCAGAGTTGAAAAGAGCCTATGAGCAATGACCTTTGAAGTGGATTCTAAATGAGAAGGGAAAAAATGTTGCAATCAGTGAGTGCCCTTTGCTGGGGACATCCTCCTAGGGCTGCGGTGAGAGGGACAGGGATGGCCACTAGGCCAGGGGAAGAGCCCAGGGGAGGCAGTGGTAGAGTGGAGGTGTTCTGGTGAGTTGCTTAACTGGTCTTGGAGAGACGGGAAAAGCTTTCAGTTGCTTTGCAGAAGTtgtcctccccacccccgtgGGTGGGCCCCGGCTCCAGGGTCGTCCGTGGACATGGCTCCTGCTCCCTTCACTCGCCCACCTGCCTGCCCCACGAAGCAGTTGCGGTCCTGCGTGAGCGCACAGGACAGTGGCACTTGCAGGCCGACGTGTGTCCAGAAGTGGCCCCGGGGCACGAGCGGCCGTGGCTGCTCTCCTGGTGGATGTCCAAGTGCCGCGTGAACTATGCAATTTAAAAGGTTGACCCACACTAGGCGAAACTGGACTCGTAcgtctcttttatatttttatacttgAAATGAAATCCTTTGCTTCTTTTCTAAGCGAATGATCGCTTTCAATGTTTGCACTGATTTAGCTGCATGGTTAGTCAGAAACTGCCATttgaaaaaaagttatttttatagcagcagaaaaaaaatgaatacagttAAATGTATTATACATAATTTTGGAACCAAAGAGGCCAGCGgatcagttttaatttttattagatggTAAGGCCATCTTCTATGAGGTAGGTGTTCTAAACAACCCCTTGAGTGGCCTGCCAGAGTTTCAGGgtataaatgaattttttttttttttttattcagttgacGTGTCTCTTCTGTTTTTACACACCCAGAAAGTAGAGTAAAACAATGATGGTAGAATGCAGGTGTGTATCTGTAAGTTCTCATCTTTAGTTTATTTAATGAAGCccttccttagtttctgtttcataataacttaaaaaccaaacaacttCCCCCCGCAGACTGACTGTCTAAGTATTTTACGTTCATGTacagtttaagaaaataaaagacgGAGTGCCATGGGCTTCCTGCCTTGTGTGATGTCTGGGGCAGCGGGCAGCTGGGAGGAAGGGGTTGGTCCAGGTGTCCGGCTCCGATGCCAGCGGTCCCCACGGCGTGCCCTCGACACCCCCAGAGCCCTTGCCTGACACATATGTCACACAGAAGCTGGAAGAGGTGACGGGACACCAGCCGAGAGGCAATTAGCAAATTAACGAATTACACATTTGTTTACCATCCCCATCCCCAACTAGTTCTGTTCCGTCAAAGCTGGGTCGCTTTGCTTTTCAAAAGTACTGTGGTACTTGATGCCAACCGTGGTgacctgagttcgagcccagaGTCCCACATAGTGGAGAGAGAGATCTGGCTCCTCTgaattgtcctctggtctccccCACACAGGctgtacataacacacacacatacaaacggGGTGGGGGGTAAATGAAAAATTTGAAGGTGCTGGTTAAGGCTCCAGGCCACAAAGGGAGTGTGCAACCTGGAAGGTGAGTTCCTTCTCCAACATCCCAGGCCTCTGTGCTCACCTCCTGATGTAGGTGATTGGGAGGGAACAGGGTTCAGATCCTGTCATTTGAGGGTAAGCAGGCGGGGATTGTGAGTATGCTAATCACCCTTTACCATGGCAGTCTAGAGTAGAAGGAGGTGGTGGCTGGCCTTAGTAATCACAGCAGCTCAGCCACCACCGGGTAGGACTTAGAGACTTGCTCAGTCCTGTGGGCTCACAGACCTTGCATTGTGCATCTTTCCTCCCCAAAGAGTGGGAGGTGAGCTGAGAGCCCAGATCCACCCTACCCAAGGTCACCCCACCGAGACAGGGTCCCTGGTCACAGGTGACCACTTGCTGGTTTGTGAGGATTGGAGGCgtataaattgcctttatctgagccctgcaggccctgtgggctttttatttcatttttttagtgTTGCGtgtaagctcactgatttggcttgACTAGCCGGCCAGCAAGTCCTGGAGAATTCCCCTGTCTGCAGTTCCCCGGCACTGGGTTGTAGgtacatgcctggcttttccatgggttctggggacctgagCTCAGGTCCCATGCTTATGTGACAAGCACATTACTGACCGAGTCATCGTCCTAGCTCTGCTCTGGGACGGGTTTTGCAGGTGGAAGAATAAAAGTGACCAGAGGGAGAAGGACTTGTGAAGGGTCTGGGACTAGAGGGCCGACAGCCACTGAGCATCTCCGCCCCCCAACCCTGCTCTGTGTCCCCGTGGGTCCAGCCCACACGCTCACCATGGCTAGGAGGTACAGTGAGGCCAGGTACCTCTGTGGGTCTGGgctggcttggttttgtttttgttttttttcctctctcatgtACCTCAGGTttgcctcaaacttactatgtagccaaagatgacctggAATCCCAGCTTCTTCTGCcaccacctctccagtgctggggttatgggcATATGTCATCTTGCATGGTTTatggggttctgggaatcaaacctggggctttgTGCGTGTCAGGTGAGCACTCTACTAACAGGCACAGCTTTTGCCCCATGACTTTCATTTCTCAAtctacatctttctttcttctgcacCCCGATTCTCTCCCAGGAGGTCCTGGCCCAAGCGACCCAGGTTTCCTGCAGATGGCCTTGGAGCATCACACTGCCAGTCCCAGAAGCATTGTTCTTGAACCAGTGCCTCTGGCCTGTAGGAGATCCTCCCTTTCCCTGT from Peromyscus eremicus chromosome 15, PerEre_H2_v1, whole genome shotgun sequence encodes:
- the Inhbb gene encoding inhibin beta B chain; the protein is MDGLPGRALGAACLLLLAASWLGPEAWGSPTPPPSPAAPPPPPPPGAPGGSQDTCTSCGGGGGGFRRPEELGRVDGDFLEAVKRHILSRLQLRGRPNITHAVPKAAMVTALRKLHAGKVREDGRVEIPHLDGHASPGADGQERVSEIISFAETDGLASSRVRLYFFVSNEGNQNLFVVQASLWLYLKLLPYVLEKGSRRKVRVKVYFQEQGHGDRWNVVEKKVDLKRSGWHTFPITEAIQALFERGERRLNLDVQCDSCQELAVVPVFVDPGEESHRPFVVVQARLGDSRHRIRKRGLECDGRTSLCCRQQFFIDFRLIGWNDWIIAPTGYYGNYCEGSCPAYLAGVPGSASSFHTAVVNQYRMRGLNPGPVNSCCIPTKLSSMSMLYFDDEYNIVKRDVPNMIVEECGCA